CTCTGGAATCTCTCAGAACAGTCAGCAATGATGGTTTATGGACTTCCATTGCAATATGCAATGATCTGGAACTACACAAATTTTTCTGCAACGCTCGTTTACTCAATCCCCAAAGCTCATGCAATGTTCTGGAATTATTCCAATTACGGAAGCACGGTTGAAGAACGGGATAACTTCACCTACACCCAGTTTTCCACCTATATGGACATGTTTGCGGGCCAGTATGGACTGAATGAGAGCGAGAAGGAGATGCTTCGCTCCTATTACAACCTCTTTGCTAATTACTGGAACAGCACAAGTGGAGAGCATAATCTGAGCGAAGAGATGAACGCGACCCTTGCGAGGGCACAGAAGGCGATAGATGAAAATGCCATAGCAGATTGGTGCAACATCACATTCAACACCACGGAAGAGAAGGAATTTTTTGAGAAGATTCATCACTTCTGGAATGTCACAACATGGTATCTCTCCCTGCCCCCACTTTTCAATGAGGGAGATAATACACCGATGCTCAACAACTTCGCTCTCGAGCTCATAAAAGAGAACATCGCACTCTTTGCTACTGAAATTCCAGCTGAGTTTCTGACACCCGTGGAGCACTTCATAGACGCTTTCGGGGAGAACTGGAGCAGGGAATTTGGAAATTACTCCACGCTTGAGGAAACCGCGATGGTTGCAGGAAACCTGTCAAGACAGTTGCTTTTTGACGAGTTTGCAAATCTCACAGAACCAGTTTATCCTGGAATTGACTTCACGGCGATAGAACTTCTCATAAAACTCAACGATACCTTTGACTACTATGACTGGAACAATCGCAGCGCTTACAACAACACCACCGCAATAGACAAATTTGCCTATGAACTATTTTCAACGGTGGCATTTGCAAATGCCACAGAACTTTTCCTCAACTACTCTGAGAAATTTTTCACATACTGGAACCAGAGTATAGGCACTGCTTATGACAGGGGAACAGCGGCAATGACGCAAGCAATCCCAGAATTTATTGCAAACATTCCAGATAACACCACGAGAGAATTTTTCGAAAATGTCTCTGCAGCCCTTGACATTCAAAACTGGGCCTCAAGGACAGCAATAGATGGTTTTGCCTTTGGCTACATTGCGGAGCAGATAAACGGAAGCACACCACCTGCCATGCTGAACAAAACCCTCAACTATTTTAGAGCATTTTATGATGGCTGGTGTGCACTGAATTCCAGCGATTACAACGATACAGATAACCGCACAGCTATAGTTCTGGATGCAATGCTCTTCCCTTACATCAATTCCTCGTTGAGCGGTGATGAGAAGGACTTCGTGCTTGAGGTTGCGGCCTATTTTAACCTCAAAAACTATGCAAATGACACAAAGCATACTGAATTCTGCTGCCATTACCTTGCAAAGCACAGTCCGCTCAAGGATGCAAACTACATACAAATGGTGGTTGAAGCTGAGAGTGATGCAGCACTCTGGCTTGTAGTGAATGAAACTCTTGAAACGAGAGGTGTCTGGAACCTTCCGATGGAATTTCATCCTGCAATTCTGCATAAATTCATAAGTCCAGATAATACCACAATGCTTGTTTCCATCACTTTTCTCAAGGGCTCAAATAATGCGAGTGTGGACAATAATGTGGTAGTGTTGAGACAAATGATTGCTGATTTGAACAAGAACTACAACTATACTGTTTATTTAACGGGTGATGTACCGCTCTCCCATGATATAGCGGAGGCCTCCTGGGGTGAAGTTTCCCATATTGACACCTTTGCAGTCGCTTTTGCAATTATATTTATGATAATCTACTTCCTTTCTCTCGTGGCACCCTTTGTGCCTCTAGGTGCTGTGGGAATTGTAATTCTGATTGCAGACGCAATTGTGTTTCTGGTGGGTGCCTTCCTGATTCAGATTTATTACATTGTGCCCACTTTTCTCTTTACTGTGTTGCTTGGTGCTGGCACTGACTACACAATTTTCCTTCTTTCAAGGTATCGTGAGGAACGGAGAAAGGGCCATACAAAAGAGGCGGCTGTAAAAACCTCAGTTACCTGGGCAGGAGAGAGCATTGCCACGAGCGGAGGCACAGTGATGATTGCTTTTGGAGCCCTGACGATAAGTTCCCTCCCGCTGGTGCAAACCATAGGTGCAATTGTGTTCATAGGGATTGGTATCGGAATACTGGCTGCACTCACACTTTTGCCCGCCCTCATCCTCCTCATCGGCGATAAAATTTTCTGGCCATCAAAAATCAAGCCATTGCTTGGAAAGGATGGAAAAAGAAATTACTTCTGGCATGCGGCTCGATTCTCACTCAAGCATCCGAAGGCAATAGTTGTTGCTGCATTTCTCATCACACTGCCTGCGGCTTATGCTGCTCTTACTCTTGAAACTGGCTATGACTTTGTTTCCACGATGCCCGATGTGGAAAGCAAGCAGGGGATGAATGCACTTGGAGAGGGTTTCGGAAAAGGAGACATAATGCCCACATACATTCTAATCAATCTCACAGAGCCAGTAAGAACTGATGAGGGTTACAACATTAACATTTTCAATGATACTGAAGCATTGTGTTCCAAAATCATGGCACTCGGAGGCATTGCAAAAGTTTACAGCATTACGAGACCATTTGGTGACCCGATTAATTACAGTGATTCAGATACCCTTGACTTCTATAAGCCAGTCATAGACACCAACATCGGGAACAGCAACAAAACAATTCTCATTTCAATTGTGTTGGTTGAGCAGCCATTCCATGCAAATGCAATAAAGAAGATAAACGAGGTAAGGGAGCTTGTGAAAAGCCAGAAATCAAACTATCAGAGTTTTAAAGAGGCAGCGATTTATTTCACAGGAAGCACCGCAGGAATGCAGGACATAAAGGAGATGATGGACAAGGACTTTCCCTACATGATGCTGATAGTTCTAATTGGTGCCTACATTGTGCTCCTTGTTGTGCTTGGCTCTGTTTTGATTCCATTGCGATTGCTTGGAGTAACCTTAATGACTGCGACCTGGGCACTGGCGTTAACAATGTTCGTGTTTACCATTGTGTTGAACCAGCCATTGCTCTGGCTCATGCCCTTGATTCTGTTTGTGGTTCTTGTAGGTCTTGGCCTTGACTACGACATCCTGCTCACCACGAGAATCAGAGAGGAGGTGAGCAAGGGTAAGAGCGATGAGGAGGCAATTGTTACTGCTGTTGAGAGAACTGGTGGCATCATTACAATCTGCGGTTTGATAATGGCAGGGGCGCTGGGAAGCATGATGCTCTCTGGCATGGGAATGCTTCGCCAGTTTGGTTTTGCACTCTGTGCTGGGATTCTGATTGACACAGCGATAATGCGAATTTATGTTGTGCCTTCCATGATGATTCTCCTCAAGAAATGGAACTGGTGGGCACCAGGGAGATTACAGAGGGTAAGAAGAGAGGAAAAGAAAGAGGCAAAGCATGGGAAAACCGTGAAGAAGGAGCAAATTCTCAAGAAGGAGTTGAAGAAACCTCATTCACAGAAAAAGCAAGGAGAGATGCAGAAGCCAAA
This genomic interval from Thermoplasmata archaeon contains the following:
- a CDS encoding MMPL family transporter, whose protein sequence is MFGKIANLIVKHPKKITIIWAVFLILAAPLAIHYGDVLVYEEAKITPDNLESKVADRIIEKEFPGNVPNGSAVVVIQNHNVSSQETKHFVENLTTKIKESTEIALLDDVTSVYILTGDILHTASSAIHEAFPSLKENVNGTTYLVYGLPDSFNTTASNAKAIGEMLYGFPENYVYLWNLSEQSAMMVYGLPLQYAMIWNYTNFSATLVYSIPKAHAMFWNYSNYGSTVEERDNFTYTQFSTYMDMFAGQYGLNESEKEMLRSYYNLFANYWNSTSGEHNLSEEMNATLARAQKAIDENAIADWCNITFNTTEEKEFFEKIHHFWNVTTWYLSLPPLFNEGDNTPMLNNFALELIKENIALFATEIPAEFLTPVEHFIDAFGENWSREFGNYSTLEETAMVAGNLSRQLLFDEFANLTEPVYPGIDFTAIELLIKLNDTFDYYDWNNRSAYNNTTAIDKFAYELFSTVAFANATELFLNYSEKFFTYWNQSIGTAYDRGTAAMTQAIPEFIANIPDNTTREFFENVSAALDIQNWASRTAIDGFAFGYIAEQINGSTPPAMLNKTLNYFRAFYDGWCALNSSDYNDTDNRTAIVLDAMLFPYINSSLSGDEKDFVLEVAAYFNLKNYANDTKHTEFCCHYLAKHSPLKDANYIQMVVEAESDAALWLVVNETLETRGVWNLPMEFHPAILHKFISPDNTTMLVSITFLKGSNNASVDNNVVVLRQMIADLNKNYNYTVYLTGDVPLSHDIAEASWGEVSHIDTFAVAFAIIFMIIYFLSLVAPFVPLGAVGIVILIADAIVFLVGAFLIQIYYIVPTFLFTVLLGAGTDYTIFLLSRYREERRKGHTKEAAVKTSVTWAGESIATSGGTVMIAFGALTISSLPLVQTIGAIVFIGIGIGILAALTLLPALILLIGDKIFWPSKIKPLLGKDGKRNYFWHAARFSLKHPKAIVVAAFLITLPAAYAALTLETGYDFVSTMPDVESKQGMNALGEGFGKGDIMPTYILINLTEPVRTDEGYNINIFNDTEALCSKIMALGGIAKVYSITRPFGDPINYSDSDTLDFYKPVIDTNIGNSNKTILISIVLVEQPFHANAIKKINEVRELVKSQKSNYQSFKEAAIYFTGSTAGMQDIKEMMDKDFPYMMLIVLIGAYIVLLVVLGSVLIPLRLLGVTLMTATWALALTMFVFTIVLNQPLLWLMPLILFVVLVGLGLDYDILLTTRIREEVSKGKSDEEAIVTAVERTGGIITICGLIMAGALGSMMLSGMGMLRQFGFALCAGILIDTAIMRIYVVPSMMILLKKWNWWAPGRLQRVRREEKKEAKHGKTVKKEQILKKELKKPHSQKKQGEMQKPKPKSR